The following proteins are encoded in a genomic region of Salminus brasiliensis chromosome 17, fSalBra1.hap2, whole genome shotgun sequence:
- the LOC140538551 gene encoding wee1-like protein kinase 1-B: MTQFRQRLDFDSSDAENEGGQSSCGGPQHDPDAPCQDSLTDSPNRGLFRTYSASDEEAGPFLPTLKTPCLPERTPAKPCCTPVAHSQSSDSPTLHCPNSLKTLRKLRVQSNARSSSSRRLVFELQSRRDGLQTPAPSSRLPKSEMKRRRTPLININPFTPDSLLIQKVTSRRNSRKRAHQNDCCGDSSDSEFEEEFIPPQKRKAFVGGHMSRYASEFHELEKIGTGEFGAVFKCVKRLDGCIYAIKRSKKPLAGSAEEQTALREVYAHAVVGQHPHVVRYYSAWSEDEHMLIQNEFCNGGTLADLIAENRRKLTFLSEVSLKDLLLQVSRGLKYIHSVSLVHMDIKPSNIFLSRRAMVHDAHTGRDGSYADVVYKIGDLGHVTHANSPRVEEGDSGFLANEILQEDYGNLPKADIFALALTVVSASGTEPLLTNGEKWHSIRRGQLPHIPQVLSPEFQLLLKTMIHPDPACRPSAAALTKHPVLLSTSKLSVDTLREQLQAEKFKNALLMKELREVQLAAAVAQESISHNATSYSTGVGCNAFSRHVGKKITRSLSLTTF, from the exons ATGACACAGTTTCGCCAGAGGTTGGATTTTGACTCCAGTGACGCAGAGAATGAAGGAGGGCAGAGCAGCTGCGGAGGACCCCAACATGACCCGGACGCACCGTGTCAGGACTCGCTTACCGACAGTCCAAACCGCGGTCTTTTCAGAACTTACAGCGCCTCAGACGAAGAAGCTGGGCCATTTCTGCCCACCTTAAAAACGCCGTGTCTGCCGGAGCGCACACCTGCGAAACCCTGCTGcacccctgtcgctcacagccAGAGCTCAGACTCTCCCACACTGCACTGCCCCAACTCCCTCAAAACGTTAAGAAAGCTTAGAGTGCAAAGTAACGCGAGATCGTCGTCCAGCAGG CGGCTTGTGTTTGAACTCCAGTCCAGGAGAGATGGCCTTCAGACACCAGCTCCATCGAGCCGTCTACCTAAATCagagatgaagaggaggagaactCCCCTCATCAACATAAACCCATTCACCCCAGACTCTCTGCTCATCCAGAAGGTGACCTCCAGGAGGAACAGCCGCAAGAGAGCCCACCAGAATGA CTGCTGTGGAGACTCAAGTGATTCTGAATTTGAAGAGGAATTCATTCCTCCACAAAAG AGAAAGGCATTTGTTGGGGGTCACATGTCTCGCTATGCGTCTGAATTCCACGAACTGGAGAAGATTGGCACTGGAGAGTTTGGAGCTGTTTTCAAGTGCGTGAAAAGACTTGACGGTTGTATCTATGCCATCAAGCGCTCCAAGAAGCCCTTGGCGGGTTCAGCTGAAGA GCAGACTGCTTTGCGGGAGGTGTATGCCCATGCAGTGGTGGGACAGCACCCCCATGTAGTGCGGTATTACTCTGCATGGTCCGAGGACGAGCACATGCTGATACAGAATGAGTTCTGTAATGGGGGAACGCTCGCAGACCTTATTGCAGAGAACCGCAGGAAGCTAACGTTCCTGTCTGAAGTTTCCCTGAAAGATCTGCTTCTGCAAGTCTCCCGGGGTCTAAAGTACATCCACAGTGTTTCTCTTGTTCACATGGATATCAAACCAA GTAATATATTTCTGTCCAGAAGAGCGATGGTCCATGATGCACATACCGGCAGAGATGGATCGTATGCAGATGTTGTGTACAAAATAG GTGATCTTGGTCATGTGACACATGCAAACAGTCCAAGAGTGGAAGAGGGTGACAGTGGATTTTTAGCAAACGAGATCCTGCAGGAG GACTATGGGAATCTGCCTAAAGCAGACATTTTTGCCCTGGCACTCACAGTGGTAAGCGCCTCAGGGACAGAACCACTGCTGACGAACGGAGAAAAGTGGCACAGCATACGGAGAGGCCAACTCCCACACATACCTCAAGTGCTCTCACCAGAATTTCAACTTTTGCTGAAG ACGATGATTCATCCTGATCCAGCCTGCAGACCATCAGCCGCAGCCCTCACTAAGCACCCTGTCCTCCTGTCCACCTCCAAACTGAGTGTGGACACACTGCGGGAGCAGCTTCAGGCAGAGAAATTCAAAAATGCACTGTTGATGAA GGAGCTGAGGGAAGTCCAGCTGGCCGCAGCAGTTGCCCAGGAGAGCATCTCCCATAACGCTACGTCGTATTCCACTGGAGTCGGCTGCAACGCATTCTCCAGACATGTTGGGAAGAAGATAACTCGTTCACTCAGTCTAACAACATTCTGA